The sequence below is a genomic window from Kitasatospora kifunensis.
TCGGACGCGAAGGTCGCCGCCCCGGACACCAAGGGCGACTCCTACGACCCCAACGCGGTCTGCCCGTCCGACCCCAGCAAGCCCCTGCTGGAGCCCGAGGCGCTGTACTCGACGCACACCGAGAGCACCCCCGGGCAGCCCGGTGCGCACGAGATCGCCGACGGCAAGGGCGTCAAGGTCGCCTACATCGCCGGTGGCCTGGACCCGAACAACCCGGACTTCATCCGCCCCGACGGCTCGCACGCCGTGGTGGACTACAAGGACTTCTCGGGTGACGGCTTCTTCAGCCAGTCCGGCGGTGGCGAGGCCTTCGGCGACGCCTCGGCGATGATCGCCCAGGGTCGGCAGACCTACGACCTGTCGAAGTTCGTCAACCCGAGCCACCCGCTGCCGGCCGGCTGCAACATCCGGATCGAGGGCATCTCGCCGGGCGCCTCCCTGGTCGCGCTCCAGGCCGGTGCCGAGCTGATGCCGAACTCCGCGATCCTGCAGTCGATCGACTACGCGGTCTCGGTCGCGCACGTCGACGTGCTCAACGAGTCGTTCGGCAGCAACGTCACCCCGGACAGCGGCGCGCACGACACCATCTCGCTCTTCAACGACATGGCCGTCGCCGCGGGCGTCACCGTGGCCGTCTCCAGCGGTGACTCGGGCATCAACGGCACCGTCGGCACCCCGGCGACCGACCCGAACGTCATCTCGGCCGGCGCCTCGACCGACAACCAGAACTACGCCCAGACCGGTTACGCGGCCTTCCAGTTCTCCAACGGGACCTGGGCCAACAACCGGATCTCGGCGCTCTCCTCGGGTGGTGTCACCCAGGCCGGGCGGACCATAGACCTGGTCGCCCCCGGTGAGTCGGACTGGGCGCTCTGCTCGACCAACCTCTCGCTCTACAGCGACTGCACCAACTTCAACGGCCAGCCCAGCGGCATCCAGCCCTTCGGTGGCACCAGCCAGGCCGCCCCGCTGACCGCCGGCGCCGCCGCCGACGTCATCCAGGCCTACCGGGACAGCCACAACGGCGCCTCCCCGAAGCCCGCGCTGGTCAAGCAGTTCCTCACCGGCACCGCCGCGGACCTCGGCCTGCCGGCCGAGGAGCAGGGCGCCGGTCTGCTGAACGTGCGTGCCGCCGTCGAGGCCGCCCGTGGCTACCAGAGCCCGGCCGGTTCCCAGGACAGCAGCACGGTTGCGGTCACCAGCGGCCAGACCACCGTGACCGGCCAGGCCGGCTCGGACCACACCACCGACGTCACCGTGGTGAATACCAGCTCCAAGCCGCAGACCGTCACCGCCTCCACCCGCGTCTTCGCTCCGCAGAGCGACGCGCAGCAGACGGTGCAGCTCAACTCCACGACCGACCCGCAGTTCCCGTACGCCACCAACGGCGCTCCCTGGGTCGCGCACAAGGTCACGTTCAACGTGCCCGCCGGCGCCGACCGCCTGGGCGCCTCGATAGCGTGGCAGGGCGCGGCGCAGAAGTCCGGCGCCAACATGGTGACCCCCGTGGTCCGTCTGACGCTGCTGGACCCGTCCGGCCGCTTCGAGACCAACACCCGTCCGCAGGGTGGCGCCACCTCGGCCAACTTCGGCTTCGTGGACGTCCCGCACCCCGCCGCGGGCACCTGGACCGGCATCCTCTACACCCCGGTCGGCACCAACGGCTTCACCGGCCCGGTGCAGATGGACACCTACACCCAGCGCGCCGTCCCGGCCGGCTCGGTCAGCCCGCAGGTCACCGACCTCAAGCCCGGTGAGACCAAGAAGCTGCACGTGCAGGTGACCACCCCGGCCACCGGCGGCGACGCCACCGAGAACGTCGTGGTCGCCAGCTCCAACGGCACCACCACCAGCGTCCCGGTCGTGCTGCGCAGCCTGATCCCGATCAGCGACAACGCCGGTACCTTCAACGGCACCATCACCGGTGGCAACGCCCGTGGCTCCTCCCCGGCGCAGTCCAACTCCTGGGCCTTCGACGTCCCGGCCGGCAAGAAGGACCTGCGGGTCGGCGTGACCGTCGCCAAGGACTCGAACCTGGTGATGCAGGGCGCGCTGATCAGCCCCAACGGCACCCCGATCGACATCGAGAGCAACGCTGCCTTCGACGCCTCGGGCAACATCTCCTCCACCACGGCCGGTGTCTCGGCCACCACCGTCAACCCGGCCCCCGGCCGCTGGCGGTTCGTGCTCAGCGTGCTCAACCCGGTCAGCGGTGCCGAGCTCAACCAGGCCTTCAACGGCACGGTCGGCTTCGACCAGGACCAGGCCACCGCGTCCGGCCTGCCGAACAGCACCCACACCAAGCTGGCGGCCGGCAAGGCGGTCACGCTGAACGTGCAGTACACCAACAACACCGCCGCCGTGCAGCAGCTGCAGGCCGACGGCCGTCTGAACAACCGCGTTGACCTGCCGCTGCTGCCGATCGGCGCCTCGGCGACGATCACCCTGCCGCAGACCACCAGCACCGTCACGCCCAGCTTCATGATCCCGCCGGGCACCGACAAGGTGACCGCGGTGGCGGCCTCCTCCACCCCGGCACAGCTGGAGTTCAGCGGCCCGACCGGTTCGCCCGACCTGTTCGGCGACCTGAAGAAGGCCCAGGACGGCTCGACCGTCTCGGTCGTCAAGGACAACGGCAGCGCCTCGCAGCCGATCGTCCCGGGTCTGTGGGGCACCTACTCCCAGCAGATCGGCCCGTTCCCGGACAGCGGCGCCCCGGCCGGCACCACCACGGTGACCGCCTCGGCGCACACCCTGGCGTTCGACCCGGCGCTGACCTCCAGCACCGGTGACCCGTTCGCCGCCGCCTACAACGCCAGTGCGTCGGCCGTCACCCCGGTGGTCGTCCAGCCCGGTGCGACCGGCAACCTGCAGATCACCCTGACGCCCAAGGGCGCCAAGGGCACCCAGGTGCACGGCGTGCTCTACCTGGTCACCGGCCCGGCCTCCTACCCGGTCTCGAACAGCCAGCTCGCCGTCACCGGCTCGGTCCTGGCCCAGATTCCGTACAGCTACACCGTCAACTGATGCCTGGCGTCGATGACGCCTGATCGGTGAACGCCGAGGCCGTCCCCGCTTACGCGGGGGCGGCCTCGGTCGTTGCCACCTCTGGTGGGTGTGGCACCCTCGGAGGGTGAATTCCGCAGCTCAGCCCAGTGTCCTGCCCTTGCGCAACCCGATCGGCGCGCACGTCCCGGTGGCCGGGCGCGGGCTGGTCGGCACCGGGCTCGCGTACAACGAGAAGATCGGCGGCGAGGCCGTGCAGGTCTTCGTCGCCAACCCGCGCGGCTGGGCCACCCCGGCCGGCGACCCCGCGCAGGACGAGGCGTTCCGGGCCGCCTGCGCCGAGCGCGGCATCCCCGCCTACGTGCACGCCCCCTACCTGATCAACTTCGGCTCCGACAGCCCCGCCACCCGCGAACGCTCCACCGCCTCGCTGCGCCACTCGCTGCTGCGCGGGCACGCGATCGGCGCGCTGGGCGTGGTGGTGCACACCGGCTCGGCGGTCGGCACCGCGCCCGACGGCTCCTCACGGCGCGCCGAGGCGATGGCCCAAGTGCGCGCCGACGTCCGCCCGTTGTTGGCCGAGCTGGACGGTCTTGGCGAGGACGCGCCCTGGCTGCTGCTGGAGCCCACCGCGGGGCAGGGCCGCTCGCTCTGCTCCCGACTGGAGGAACTGGCCGAGTACGCCGAGGCGTTGGACCACCACCCCAGGGTCGGGGTCTGCCTGGACACCTGCCACGCCTTCGCCGCCGGGCACGACCTGGCCGCACCGGGCGGCGTCGGCCAGGCACTGGACGCGCTGAGCGCCGCCATCGGCCCGGGGCGGCTGAAGCTGATCCACGCCAACGACTCCAAGGACGTGGTCGGCGCCCGCAAGGACCGCCACGCCAACATCGGCGACGGCCACATCGGCGCGGACGCGTTCCGCGAACTGCTCGCCCACCCGGACACCGCCGGGGTACCGCTGATCCTGGAGACCCCCGACCGCAGCGCCGCCCCGGGCTTCGGTCACGCGGCGGACGTGGCGACGCTGAAGGCACTGCGGGCGGAGGCCGCCGACGTCCAGGGGTGCTGACGGAGCGTCAGTCGCCGTTCATCACCACTTGCCGCCGCTGGTCGCACGCCAGCCAACCGGTACGCGCCGCGGCGCGCTCCTCCGCGCACTGGTTCGCGCCCACACCGCACCTGCGGTGCAAGGATTTGGCAAGGGTCCGGCAGGGCTTTCGCCAGCCGACCCAGGTAAGCCCCCTTCGGCCGCCGCACAGCGGCTGAACTTCCAGGCTTCAAGGGGGAATTGACCATGTCGTCGGTCCAGACGCCGTCCCGCCCGGTCCACCGCGACCCCGGCCAGTGGGCGACCGTACCCGACTGCAAGAAGGTCCTGGTCGTCATCCACACCCTGGTCTACGGGATGCGGATCAAAGACCTGCTCGTACTCTTCCGCGCCGACCTGCGGGTCAGCGTGGTCTTCACCGTCGCCCCGCACGCCTTCAACGACGGCACCGAACGGGTGCTCGCCGACCTGGGCGGCACCGTGCTCCCCTGGGAGCGCGCCGTGGCGACCGAGTTCGACCTGATCCTGACCGCCGGCTCGCAGGGTATGGAGCAGTTGCACGGGCCTCTGGTCCGCCTGCCGCACGGCGCGGGCCACATCAAGATGTCCCGGCGCGGCGACGCCCCCGAGGGCAGCATCGGGGGCCTCGGCCGCGGCTACCTGACCTGGGACGGCAAGGTGGTGCCCAGGGCCTTCGCCGTGGCGCACCGCGAGGATCTGGACACCCTGACCCGTTCCTGCCCCGAGGCGCTGCCGATCACCGAGGTGGTGGGCGACGCAAGTTACGACCGGCTGGCCGCCGGCCTTCCTCACCGGGCCGCCTACCGGCGGGCGCTCGGGCTGGCCGAGGACGAGCAGTTCGTCCTGGTCTGCTCCACCTGGGGCCTGGGCTCGGCCTTCCACCGGCTCGACTCGCTGCTGCCCCGACTGCTCACCGAACTGCCCGAGAACTGCCGGGCAGCCCTGCTGGTCCACCCCAATGTCTGGTCCGGACACGGTGGCTGGCAGGTCAGGTCGTGGCTGGCCGACGGCGCGGGGGGCCGACTGCCGCTGCTGGCCCCGGATTCCGACTGGCGGCCGCTGCTGATCGCAGCCGACTACATTCTCGGCGACCACGGCTCGGTCACGCTCTACGGGACGATGACCGGCGCGCCGATCCTGATCTCGCAGTACCCGTTCCGCACCGTCAACCCGCACTCCCCCGGCGCCCAACTCGCGCGCACCGCACCGTCCCTGTCTCCCACCCGGCCACTGGCCGAGCAACTGGCCTATGCCGCCGAGCGCTACCGCCCCGAGGAGTACGCGGCGATCGCGGCCCGAATCTCCTCCGAACCCGGCGCCTTCAATCCCAACATGCGCCGACTGCTTTACCGGATCCTGGAGTTGGGCGAACCCGCGCACCGGCCGGAGACCGAACCGCTGGAGCCGCCCAAGAGGCTGGACGGGAAGGAAGCCTGATGAATGGCCAAGTGACTGTGACACTTGCCGCGGGTGGTGTCTGCGGGGCCGACTGGGCCGGTGGGGTTGGCTTGCTGGCCCAGCTGCAACCGCCCGCGGCAGCCGACGCGGCGCCGTTGCTGGCCCAGCTGGCCGGCGGGGCGCAGTACCGGGGACCCGGAGTGGTCGACGAGCACCTCGGTGTCGACCTGGACGGGCCGACCGACGGGCTCGACCGGCGGGCGGTGGCCGACGTGCTGTACGGCGGCCACCGCTTCGCGGGCTGCGAGCCGGAGCTGCTGGCGGCGCACCCCGGCTGCTTGGTGGTGGCCGTCGGCCAGCCGGACGGGTCGGTGCACACCCGGCTGGCCGAGGGAACCCTGCGCTGGCGACCCGGGCCCGGTGAGCGTCCCGTGCCCGCCGCACTGCTCGGCTCCCTGCTGCACACCTGGCTGGTCGCCGGGCTGGCCCCGGCGGCACTGCGTTCGGTGGCGCTACTCGTCCCCGGGGGCGCGCTGCGGCTGACGGCTCAGTTGGGCCCCGGGGCTGGGTCGGGGGCCGGGTCGGGGGCCGGGGCCGGGTCGGGGGCCGGGGCCGGGTCGGGGGCCGGCTCGGCGCTCGGCTCGGGGAATGCCGAGCGCAGGCGGTCGAGCGTCGCCTTCAGGCGCTGGACGTCGGGGGCGCCCAGCGCCTGATAGCACCCCAAGGACGCCTCGTAGCGGAGCAGGGCCTGCTGCGGGGCGTCCCGCGCCTGGGCCAACTCCCCCTGCAGTTCCAGCGTCCGAGCCTCCCAGGTCGGCGATCCGGTACTGCGGAACAGTTCGGCCGCCTGGTCCAGCACCCGCTCGGCAGCCTGGTGGTCGCCGAGCGCGGTGTACGCCCGGCCAAGGTGGGCCAGCGCCCGGGCGGCCTCGTAGGGCTCACCCAGATCCAGCAATGCCTCGTGGGCGGCGGTGAGTTCTGGCAGCGCGAGGTCGGGGTGGTGCTGAGCGAGCGCCACGTCGCCCAGCACCACCCTGGTCAGCGCGGCACCCCGGAGATAGCCGACCGACAGCCGCAGCTCCAGGTCCCGGCGGAAGCACCGGGCCGCCTCGGGCAACCGCCCGGCGAGCAGGTGCGCCTGGCCGATCCCGTGCAGCGCCTGCGCCTCAGCCTTGGCGTCACCGTCCGCCTGGGCCAGTTCCAGGGCCTCCTGGTACCAGCGGATCGCCTCCTGCGGCTGACCGAGGTTGCGCAGCCGGCCGCCACCGTCGGTCAGCATCCGCGCCAGAGCCGCCGGATCTGCCGCCCTGCGCGCCGATGCCAGGCCCAACCGGTGTGTCTCGTCCTGGAGTTCGAAGGCGCGCAGGCGATGGAACAGCGGGTACATCGCATCGACCAGCTGCCAGGCAAGCGCATCCCAGCCGTGCGCCACAGCCGTCCGGACGGCTTCCACCAGATGGCCGCGCTCCTGGTCCAGCCAGCGCAGTGCGGCCGAGGAGTCGCTGGGCTCGAAGGACGGGGCAGCTGGTGGCACGGTGTAGTCGCGGCCCAGGGTGGCGTGGTTGGGCGTCAGCAGTCGCTCGGCCGCCGTGGCCGTGGCGAGATACCACTCCATCGCCCTTCGCGGCGCCGCGTCCTGCTCGTCCACTGGCAGCCGGGCCCGCGCCTGGTCCCGTGCGTGCAGCCGGACCAGGTCATGGAAGCGGAACCGCCCGGTCCCCAAGTCC
It includes:
- a CDS encoding tetratricopeptide repeat protein gives rise to the protein MGTAEDEGVTRNVIAGDAHLTGGVIQARAIHGTVHLHAGPSAAGPTPPPVPQQLPPPTGPFVGRRAELAALGQLHGELSDSRCMIVVNGPAGVGKTALVLQWLRSLAADYPDGLLYADLRGHAPGGPAPAGELLGAFLRAFGVERVPGAPAEAAALWRSVSSGRRIAVLLDNALTAAQVRQLLPGSQSALVVVASRNRLSGLGVDGAVFQPLGLLDETAAAEILARRIGAARAGREPEAVRAVAAHCGGLALAVSLVAARVAARPRLTLAATAAALASDSERLAALRVEGEPAVRSALDASCDGLVPGVRGLYHLLGLLPFTDFTAEDAAALTMTAFADADALLDELAEANLVEDLGTGRFRFHDLVRLHARDQARARLPVDEQDAAPRRAMEWYLATATAAERLLTPNHATLGRDYTVPPAAPSFEPSDSSAALRWLDQERGHLVEAVRTAVAHGWDALAWQLVDAMYPLFHRLRAFELQDETHRLGLASARRAADPAALARMLTDGGGRLRNLGQPQEAIRWYQEALELAQADGDAKAEAQALHGIGQAHLLAGRLPEAARCFRRDLELRLSVGYLRGAALTRVVLGDVALAQHHPDLALPELTAAHEALLDLGEPYEAARALAHLGRAYTALGDHQAAERVLDQAAELFRSTGSPTWEARTLELQGELAQARDAPQQALLRYEASLGCYQALGAPDVQRLKATLDRLRSAFPEPSAEPAPDPAPAPDPAPAPDPAPDPAPGPN
- a CDS encoding deoxyribonuclease IV — translated: MRNPIGAHVPVAGRGLVGTGLAYNEKIGGEAVQVFVANPRGWATPAGDPAQDEAFRAACAERGIPAYVHAPYLINFGSDSPATRERSTASLRHSLLRGHAIGALGVVVHTGSAVGTAPDGSSRRAEAMAQVRADVRPLLAELDGLGEDAPWLLLEPTAGQGRSLCSRLEELAEYAEALDHHPRVGVCLDTCHAFAAGHDLAAPGGVGQALDALSAAIGPGRLKLIHANDSKDVVGARKDRHANIGDGHIGADAFRELLAHPDTAGVPLILETPDRSAAPGFGHAADVATLKALRAEAADVQGC
- a CDS encoding peptidase, whose protein sequence is MIGWRKSQLAAVTLTAASVVLAFGTNAMGAPAVPAPNAQAASDSGAPAPVIVILKDQLTSTPADAGHLDARKQDAAKAQAPLLDQVKKAGGTDIKSFVVGNAFSATVSPALRAQLAANPAVASVVADQTVKVTPPAPTKPGADSDTAATTVPTGGAKSDAKVAAPDTKGDSYDPNAVCPSDPSKPLLEPEALYSTHTESTPGQPGAHEIADGKGVKVAYIAGGLDPNNPDFIRPDGSHAVVDYKDFSGDGFFSQSGGGEAFGDASAMIAQGRQTYDLSKFVNPSHPLPAGCNIRIEGISPGASLVALQAGAELMPNSAILQSIDYAVSVAHVDVLNESFGSNVTPDSGAHDTISLFNDMAVAAGVTVAVSSGDSGINGTVGTPATDPNVISAGASTDNQNYAQTGYAAFQFSNGTWANNRISALSSGGVTQAGRTIDLVAPGESDWALCSTNLSLYSDCTNFNGQPSGIQPFGGTSQAAPLTAGAAADVIQAYRDSHNGASPKPALVKQFLTGTAADLGLPAEEQGAGLLNVRAAVEAARGYQSPAGSQDSSTVAVTSGQTTVTGQAGSDHTTDVTVVNTSSKPQTVTASTRVFAPQSDAQQTVQLNSTTDPQFPYATNGAPWVAHKVTFNVPAGADRLGASIAWQGAAQKSGANMVTPVVRLTLLDPSGRFETNTRPQGGATSANFGFVDVPHPAAGTWTGILYTPVGTNGFTGPVQMDTYTQRAVPAGSVSPQVTDLKPGETKKLHVQVTTPATGGDATENVVVASSNGTTTSVPVVLRSLIPISDNAGTFNGTITGGNARGSSPAQSNSWAFDVPAGKKDLRVGVTVAKDSNLVMQGALISPNGTPIDIESNAAFDASGNISSTTAGVSATTVNPAPGRWRFVLSVLNPVSGAELNQAFNGTVGFDQDQATASGLPNSTHTKLAAGKAVTLNVQYTNNTAAVQQLQADGRLNNRVDLPLLPIGASATITLPQTTSTVTPSFMIPPGTDKVTAVAASSTPAQLEFSGPTGSPDLFGDLKKAQDGSTVSVVKDNGSASQPIVPGLWGTYSQQIGPFPDSGAPAGTTTVTASAHTLAFDPALTSSTGDPFAAAYNASASAVTPVVVQPGATGNLQITLTPKGAKGTQVHGVLYLVTGPASYPVSNSQLAVTGSVLAQIPYSYTVN